The genomic region GCGGTGACGATCACCCACGGCACGGACACGCTCGAAGAGACCTCGTACTTCCTCACCCTGGTGACGAAGAGCAACAAGCCGGTCGTGATGACGGGCTCGATGCGGCCCTCCACGGCCATGAGCGCGGACGGACCGCTGAACATCTACAACGCGGTGGGGATCGCCGCGGATCCGGGAGCACGCGGGCGCGGAGTGCTCGTCGCGGTGGACGATGACATCCACTCGGCGCACGACATCGTCAAGCGGCACACGACCGACGTGGCGACGTTCAGCTCGGGCGAGGCGGGGCTCGTGGGGGCCGCCCTGTTCGGGAAGAACGTCTGGTACCGGACTCCCGCGGCGGTGCACACGGCGAAGAGCGAGTTCAGCCTGGCCGGCCTCAAGGCGCTTCCGCGCGTGGACATCATCTACGCGCACGCCAACATGTCGCCGGACATGATCACGTCGGCGGCGGCGAACGGCGCGAAGGGGATCGTCATCGCGGGTGTGGGCGACGGGAACATGACGGCTCCGGCGCTGGAGGCCGCGAAAGCCGCGGCCGCCAAGGGTGTCGTCGTGGTGCGGTCCTCACGCACGAACGGCGGCATTACCCGCCGGAACATCGAGGTCAACGACGACCAGATGGGTACCGTGGCATCCATGGAGCTGAATCCGTCCAAGGCACGCGTGCTGCTCCAGCTCGCGCTCACGAAGACCTCGGATCCGAAGAAGATCCAGGGGTACTTTGACCGGTACTAGCACGGGCCGCATGGCGCCGGCCCCCGATCCGTTTCTCGGCAGCGAGCGGCCGAGACGGGGGCCGCCTCTGTGCCCCGTGCTCGGCCTGCTCGTGGTCGCGATCCTGCTCTTCCCGAGCGTTGCTCGAAGCCAGACCGCCATGGGGTTGGCCACCGTCGATACCACGCTCGAAGCCGGAGAGTCCGACTCCCAGACGAAGCCGGAAGAGCGAGGTCTGAACAAGTACAACCACTGGGACTTCGGGTTCACCACGTTCCGGGTCGGATACGGACTCGCGTGGGACTTCGCGACGTACTCCCAGGACGACGCCGCCAAGCAGCAGGTCGTCAACGAGCGGGACAACGGCCTCCGAGACACCCGTCTCTTGTTCCGGGGGAAGTTCAAGACGAAGCGTCCCCTCACGTGGACGCTTGGATACATGTACGACGCCCCCACCGACGACTGGTTCTTCCGTCAGACGGGATTCATGGTCGGAGTTCCGGAGATCTCGAGCCACTTCTTCATCGGCCGTACGAAGGAAGGCTACTCGCAGTACAAGCACATGGTCGGGTATGACCTGTGGACCTTCGAGCGTAGCCCGTTCCTGGACGCGTTCATCCCGATCCTGGGAGACGGGATCAAGTGGATCGGTGCGGCGCCGAAGCAGAACCTCGTGTGGCAGCTGGGCGGCTTCTGGGACGTCGTCTCCGAGGATGAGAAGTTCGCCACCTATGACCGTCAGCTCGTGGGACGAGTCGTCTGGCTCCCCGAGCTCACGAATCAAAGGCTCTTGCACCTGGCGGTCCAGGGAAGGGACGTCGTGCCCGATGAGGGCCAATTCCAGGCGCGATCGCGTCCCGAGGACTGGCTGTCCCCCTACTACGTCGACACGGGGAAGTTCGCGACGTCTCACGCGAAGACCGTGGGGTTCGAGACGTACTACCGCGACGGTCCCTGGCTCGTCGGCGGGGAATATGGCTGGCAGTCGTTCGAAGCTCCGCTTTCCGGCGATCCCGT from Candidatus Eisenbacteria bacterium harbors:
- a CDS encoding type II asparaginase is translated as MNAKRLATLTSAAVLLVAAATVCAQGEKKSGGKANVVIVATGGTIAGSAETATAAGYTSGAVGVDILIAAVPQLKDIANVTGEQVASIGSQDMNDEVWLKLGNRVNAILADAKTDAVTITHGTDTLEETSYFLTLVTKSNKPVVMTGSMRPSTAMSADGPLNIYNAVGIAADPGARGRGVLVAVDDDIHSAHDIVKRHTTDVATFSSGEAGLVGAALFGKNVWYRTPAAVHTAKSEFSLAGLKALPRVDIIYAHANMSPDMITSAAANGAKGIVIAGVGDGNMTAPALEAAKAAAAKGVVVVRSSRTNGGITRRNIEVNDDQMGTVASMELNPSKARVLLQLALTKTSDPKKIQGYFDRY
- a CDS encoding porin yields the protein MAPAPDPFLGSERPRRGPPLCPVLGLLVVAILLFPSVARSQTAMGLATVDTTLEAGESDSQTKPEERGLNKYNHWDFGFTTFRVGYGLAWDFATYSQDDAAKQQVVNERDNGLRDTRLLFRGKFKTKRPLTWTLGYMYDAPTDDWFFRQTGFMVGVPEISSHFFIGRTKEGYSQYKHMVGYDLWTFERSPFLDAFIPILGDGIKWIGAAPKQNLVWQLGGFWDVVSEDEKFATYDRQLVGRVVWLPELTNQRLLHLAVQGRDVVPDEGQFQARSRPEDWLSPYYVDTGKFATSHAKTVGFETYYRDGPWLVGGEYGWQSFEAPLSGDPVFHGGNVSVAWLITGETRGYNRVSGYFNAVSPRRTIFEGGPGAWEASLNFSYVDLDDGTLQGGKQWRVTPAILWHLMDYMRIQAEYGYGRLDRFDLEGNTQFFQLRLFTGL